The following proteins are encoded in a genomic region of Sorangiineae bacterium MSr12523:
- a CDS encoding SDR family oxidoreductase, giving the protein MSTGAITIVTGGAGALGSAIVRQQARRGERVVVLDRTEAKERVHALEKEFPSQVLGLVTDVALDSDWHATLEHVKAKFGEPTGAVLAAGGWTGGTPIHAAKDDSAWQSMLQGNTETVYRALRALLPGMVDRRRGSIVVVGARQVLRPEAGKGAAEYTASKAAVGALTQAVAAEVLANGVRVNAVLPSIIDTPSNRAGMPDVDPRLWVAPDSLGDVIAFLLSDAARDISGALIPVYGKV; this is encoded by the coding sequence ATGAGCACAGGAGCCATCACCATCGTCACCGGCGGCGCAGGCGCGCTGGGTTCGGCCATCGTTCGGCAGCAGGCCCGGCGCGGAGAACGCGTCGTCGTTCTGGATCGCACGGAAGCAAAAGAGCGCGTGCACGCCCTGGAGAAGGAGTTCCCGTCCCAGGTCCTCGGCCTGGTGACCGACGTGGCGCTCGACAGCGATTGGCACGCGACGCTGGAGCACGTGAAGGCGAAGTTCGGCGAGCCGACGGGCGCCGTGCTCGCGGCGGGCGGATGGACCGGCGGCACACCGATTCATGCCGCAAAGGACGATTCGGCGTGGCAATCGATGCTGCAGGGCAACACGGAAACCGTGTACCGCGCCCTGCGTGCGCTGCTGCCCGGCATGGTGGACCGCAGACGCGGCAGCATCGTCGTCGTAGGTGCGCGGCAAGTGCTGCGTCCTGAGGCGGGCAAGGGCGCTGCCGAGTACACGGCCTCCAAGGCCGCGGTGGGTGCGCTCACGCAAGCCGTGGCCGCGGAGGTCCTTGCGAACGGCGTGCGCGTGAACGCCGTGCTGCCGAGCATCATCGACACCCCCTCGAACCGCGCGGGGATGCCCGATGTCGATCCGCGCCTCTGGGTCGCCCCCGATTCGCTGGGCGACGTCATCGCGTTTTTGCTCTCGGATGCTGCGCGCGACATCTCCGGCGCGCTCATTCCCGTCTACGGCAAAGTCTAG
- a CDS encoding winged helix-turn-helix transcriptional regulator — protein sequence MHDLEPIGDADFMRERDRAFWPQSKPHVRLFSAQRTTYEAPAVKLDRFDRQLLNLVQEDATQTAERLAEKVGLSPSAIQRRLRRMREEGVIVRDCAVLDPKKARRPTFFVVSSVVKRGLTIPSPEGPDE from the coding sequence GTGCACGACCTCGAGCCGATCGGCGATGCCGACTTCATGCGCGAACGCGACCGCGCGTTTTGGCCGCAATCTAAGCCCCACGTGCGCCTTTTTTCTGCGCAGCGCACCACCTACGAAGCACCCGCCGTGAAATTGGACCGATTCGACCGCCAGCTCCTGAACCTCGTTCAAGAGGATGCGACCCAAACGGCAGAGCGCCTGGCCGAAAAAGTCGGCCTCTCGCCGTCCGCGATTCAGCGTCGTTTAAGGCGCATGCGCGAAGAAGGCGTCATCGTTCGCGATTGCGCCGTCCTCGATCCGAAAAAAGCCCGCCGGCCCACCTTCTTCGTCGTCTCCAGCGTGGTCAAGCGGGGGCTCACCATCCCCAGCCCGGAGGGGCCCGACGAATAA
- the secA gene encoding preprotein translocase subunit SecA — translation MFAWALKKILGTSHEREVKKLRPSVEAINALEPAIKKLSDAELRAKTFEFKEKLENGATLDDILHEAFAVCREAGWRALKMRHFDVQLIGGMVLHKGSIAEMRTGEGKTLVATLPCYLNALEGKGVHVVTVNDYLAKRDSEWMGRLYGFLGLSTGVVVNSQSDSDKKRAYRSDITYGQNNEFGFDYLRDNMKFSALEYAQRELNFAIVDEVDSILIDEARTPLIISGQQEASSQKYRTINEVIPRLRKDEHYLVDEKQHSVTLTDEGVEQAQKLMGISNLYDPVNLESLHILNQCLRAHALYKRDVNYLVADDGKVLIIDEFTGRVLPGRRWSDGLHQAVEAKENVRIQEETRTMATITFQNLFRLYKKLAGMTGTADTEAGEFHSTYKLGVIQIPTNKPISRVDSEDLVYKTEREKFTAVAGEIEELYAQGQPVLVGTTSVEKSNAIAAILKKKKIPHAVLNAKQHEKEAYVVAQAGRKGAITVSTNMAGRGTDIILGGNPEMLAKLEFKEQDRDPDAEPEEFAKLVTKYEESCKKEGDEVREAGGLHILGTERHESRRIDNQLRGRAGRQGDPGSSRFYLSLEDDLMRIFGGERVKALMERMGMPDDEPIEHPWVSKSISDAQSKVEGRNFDIRKNLLEYDDVMSEQRKTVYKVRQQLLVGRYTPEMVDDDGKPTGKLRVIEPLDRLRDDVKDAIRDMVLHYGTSTAPDGGGKPASVEAVKELFEIGSLQEDIYNYWGYKFEYRDSDTKKPQKVYERLMDEIPRSLTEQRERLLDLVDSIIAAILEESCPANIPPEDWKWDDIAEGFRDHFGIKPKDFVHVSDLEELAHRLYDQAEAVLQQKEKDLGTELLLKLFRHFYLTEIDRAWVEHLTNMEHLRDGIGLRGYGQRDPKQEYKKEGYTIFVTMMAEISSNVATNLFKAQVRREADVEQMQHEEAERHEAQLRAAQARHGSELDPGADQEEAPQQRQPMRRPQQQARIVQPVQRATPKIGRNDPCPCGSGQKFKKCHGAALEEEGADQDDANA, via the coding sequence ATGTTTGCGTGGGCCCTCAAGAAAATCCTCGGAACCTCCCATGAGCGCGAAGTCAAAAAACTTCGACCCAGTGTCGAAGCCATCAACGCGCTCGAGCCGGCCATCAAGAAGCTGAGCGATGCCGAGTTGCGCGCCAAAACCTTCGAGTTCAAAGAAAAGCTCGAAAACGGCGCCACCCTCGACGACATCCTGCACGAGGCCTTTGCCGTTTGCCGCGAGGCGGGCTGGCGTGCCCTCAAGATGCGGCACTTCGACGTGCAGCTCATTGGCGGTATGGTCCTTCACAAGGGATCCATCGCCGAAATGCGCACGGGCGAGGGCAAAACCCTCGTCGCCACCCTCCCCTGCTACCTGAATGCCCTCGAGGGCAAGGGCGTGCACGTCGTCACGGTCAACGACTACTTGGCCAAGCGCGACTCGGAGTGGATGGGCAGGCTTTACGGCTTCCTCGGCCTCTCCACGGGCGTCGTGGTCAACTCGCAGTCGGACAGCGACAAGAAGCGCGCGTACCGCAGCGACATCACGTACGGCCAGAACAACGAGTTCGGCTTCGACTACCTGCGCGACAACATGAAGTTCAGCGCGCTGGAATACGCCCAGCGCGAGCTCAACTTCGCCATCGTGGACGAGGTCGACTCCATCCTCATCGACGAAGCGCGCACGCCGCTCATCATCAGCGGCCAGCAGGAAGCGTCGAGCCAGAAGTACCGCACCATCAACGAAGTCATCCCGCGCCTGCGCAAAGACGAGCACTACCTCGTCGACGAGAAGCAGCACAGCGTGACCTTGACCGACGAAGGCGTCGAGCAAGCGCAAAAGCTGATGGGCATCTCGAACTTGTACGACCCGGTGAATCTGGAGTCGCTGCACATTCTGAATCAGTGCTTGCGCGCCCACGCGCTCTACAAGCGCGACGTGAATTACCTCGTGGCCGACGACGGCAAGGTGCTCATCATCGACGAGTTCACCGGCCGCGTGCTCCCCGGCCGCCGCTGGTCGGACGGCCTGCACCAAGCCGTGGAGGCCAAAGAGAACGTGCGGATCCAAGAAGAGACCCGCACCATGGCCACCATCACGTTCCAGAACTTGTTCCGCCTTTACAAGAAGCTCGCGGGCATGACCGGAACGGCCGACACCGAAGCGGGCGAGTTCCACTCGACGTACAAGCTCGGCGTCATCCAGATCCCCACGAACAAGCCCATCAGCCGCGTCGATAGCGAAGACCTGGTCTACAAGACGGAACGCGAGAAGTTCACCGCCGTGGCGGGGGAAATCGAAGAGCTTTACGCGCAGGGCCAGCCGGTGCTCGTCGGCACGACCAGCGTCGAGAAGAGCAACGCCATCGCGGCCATCCTGAAGAAGAAGAAGATTCCGCACGCCGTCCTCAACGCCAAGCAGCACGAGAAGGAGGCGTACGTCGTCGCGCAGGCCGGGCGCAAAGGCGCCATCACGGTCTCCACGAACATGGCCGGTCGCGGCACGGACATCATCCTGGGCGGCAACCCGGAGATGCTCGCGAAGCTCGAGTTCAAAGAGCAAGATCGCGATCCCGATGCGGAGCCGGAGGAGTTCGCGAAGCTCGTCACCAAGTACGAAGAGTCGTGCAAGAAAGAGGGCGACGAAGTACGCGAGGCCGGCGGCCTGCACATCCTCGGCACCGAGCGTCACGAGTCACGCCGCATCGACAACCAGCTCCGCGGACGCGCGGGGCGCCAGGGCGATCCGGGCTCCAGCCGTTTCTATCTGTCGCTCGAAGACGACTTGATGCGCATCTTCGGCGGCGAGCGGGTGAAGGCGCTGATGGAGCGCATGGGCATGCCCGACGACGAGCCGATCGAGCACCCGTGGGTGAGCAAGTCGATCAGCGATGCGCAGTCGAAGGTCGAGGGGCGCAACTTCGACATTCGTAAGAACCTGCTCGAATACGACGACGTCATGAGCGAGCAGCGCAAGACGGTCTACAAGGTCCGTCAGCAGCTGCTCGTCGGCCGCTACACGCCGGAGATGGTGGACGACGACGGCAAGCCCACGGGCAAGCTGCGCGTCATCGAGCCGCTCGATCGCCTGCGCGACGACGTCAAAGACGCCATCCGCGACATGGTTCTGCACTACGGAACTTCGACGGCGCCCGACGGCGGTGGCAAGCCCGCGTCCGTGGAGGCGGTCAAAGAGCTCTTCGAGATCGGGAGTCTCCAGGAAGATATTTACAATTACTGGGGCTACAAATTCGAATACCGCGATAGCGACACCAAGAAGCCGCAAAAAGTCTACGAGCGGCTCATGGACGAGATCCCGCGCAGCCTCACCGAGCAGCGCGAGCGACTTCTCGATTTGGTCGACAGCATCATCGCCGCGATTCTCGAAGAGAGCTGCCCCGCGAACATCCCGCCGGAAGATTGGAAGTGGGACGACATCGCGGAGGGCTTCCGCGATCACTTCGGCATCAAGCCGAAGGACTTCGTGCATGTCTCGGACTTGGAGGAGCTCGCACACCGGCTGTACGACCAGGCCGAGGCGGTGCTTCAGCAGAAAGAGAAGGACCTCGGCACCGAGCTTCTGCTCAAGTTGTTCCGTCACTTCTACCTGACGGAAATCGACCGCGCGTGGGTCGAGCACCTCACGAACATGGAGCACTTGCGCGACGGCATCGGCCTGCGCGGCTACGGCCAGCGCGATCCGAAGCAGGAGTACAAGAAAGAGGGCTACACGATCTTCGTCACGATGATGGCCGAGATCAGCTCCAACGTCGCGACGAACCTGTTCAAAGCGCAGGTCCGCCGCGAGGCCGACGTCGAACAGATGCAGCACGAGGAGGCCGAGCGCCACGAGGCCCAGCTGCGCGCCGCCCAAGCGCGCCACGGCTCCGAGCTCGATCCGGGCGCGGACCAGGAAGAGGCCCCGCAGCAGCGGCAACCCATGCGCAGGCCGCAGCAGCAAGCCCGCATCGTCCAGCCGGTGCAGCGTGCGACCCCGAAGATCGGGCGCAACGACCCCTGCCCCTGCGGCAGCGGGCAGAAGTTCAAGAAGTGCCACGGCGCAGCCCTCGAAGAAGAGGGCGCCGACCAAGACGACGCCAACGCGTAA
- a CDS encoding AraC family transcriptional regulator — MAAVEMTRVENDTRLWTGHATRYGLTLVFAGAFDFWYRRRVSTHGVGLLKLKEPGEVHRDVRVHAPVTAASLAISAAAVEAVAVACGRAKVPHFAVPVTQGGGRAEALALRLHDAVAAGDRFGQESLLVETLAALWEDYGEAPRAERVERSARAVRRVREYLLENWRGEVTLDAMAAAAGRSKFHVLRLFREEYGLAPYEYVTHLRVAQARLLLEAGAPAAQVALNVGFYDQSQLHRHFKRITGTTPARYAKDARAGAGRAAAGAG, encoded by the coding sequence ATGGCCGCCGTGGAGATGACGCGGGTCGAGAACGATACGCGTCTCTGGACGGGGCACGCGACGCGCTACGGATTGACGCTGGTATTCGCGGGCGCGTTCGACTTTTGGTACCGGCGGCGGGTCAGCACGCACGGCGTCGGGCTCCTCAAATTGAAGGAGCCCGGCGAGGTGCACCGCGACGTGCGGGTGCATGCGCCGGTGACGGCGGCGAGCTTGGCGATTTCGGCGGCGGCCGTGGAAGCTGTGGCGGTGGCGTGCGGGCGCGCGAAGGTTCCGCATTTTGCCGTGCCGGTGACGCAGGGTGGCGGGCGCGCGGAGGCCTTGGCGTTGCGGCTGCACGACGCGGTGGCCGCGGGGGATCGATTTGGGCAGGAGTCGCTGCTGGTGGAAACGCTGGCGGCGCTATGGGAAGACTACGGCGAGGCGCCGCGCGCGGAGCGCGTGGAGCGCTCGGCGCGGGCGGTGCGGCGGGTGCGGGAGTATTTGCTCGAGAACTGGCGCGGCGAGGTGACCCTGGACGCGATGGCCGCGGCGGCGGGACGGAGCAAGTTCCACGTGCTGCGGTTGTTCCGAGAGGAGTACGGGCTCGCGCCGTACGAGTACGTGACGCATCTGCGGGTGGCGCAGGCGCGCTTGCTGCTCGAGGCGGGGGCGCCGGCGGCGCAGGTGGCGTTGAACGTGGGGTTCTACGATCAGAGTCAGCTGCACCGGCATTTCAAGCGCATCACGGGCACGACGCCCGCGCGCTACGCGAAGGACGCGCGCGCGGGCGCTGGGCGCGCGGCCGCGGGCGCGGGCTAG
- a CDS encoding glutathione S-transferase family protein, with protein MPVLLRPGLSPIFDSDVICAYFDTLHDGRRLIPQEGEARWHALRVQAVAQGLAAAGIAVRWETVRRPEELRYAPLRDGHTEKLIASYDWLEHELDFDAAVHVGHIAVATVLSWLEFRELPSFREKRPRLSAWLDAFSARPSMRATPLSGETHD; from the coding sequence GTGCCGGTTCTCCTTCGGCCGGGGTTGTCGCCGATCTTCGATTCGGACGTGATTTGCGCTTATTTCGACACGCTGCATGACGGGCGAAGGTTGATCCCGCAGGAGGGTGAAGCGCGATGGCATGCGTTGCGCGTCCAGGCGGTGGCCCAAGGCTTGGCCGCGGCTGGAATCGCGGTTCGTTGGGAGACGGTGCGGCGTCCGGAGGAACTGCGGTATGCACCGCTTCGGGACGGGCACACGGAGAAGCTGATCGCGAGCTACGACTGGCTGGAGCACGAGCTGGATTTCGATGCAGCGGTGCACGTCGGCCACATCGCAGTCGCGACGGTCCTGAGCTGGCTCGAGTTCCGCGAGCTGCCGTCGTTTCGTGAGAAGCGGCCGCGATTGTCCGCCTGGCTCGACGCCTTCTCGGCCCGCCCCTCGATGCGCGCCACGCCGCTGTCCGGCGAGACCCACGACTGA
- a CDS encoding DUF1772 domain-containing protein — protein MNEQTMRVLTMVALLGSALVAGVFFAFSTFVMKGLGYLPAARGAEAMNAINVAAPTAGLMSAMFGTALVCLVLGSASVIRMGGDDGALYRVLGCAVYMVTILVTIFYHVPRNDALAALDPASAEGMAYWKEYLVQWTTWNHVRTVAPLAAAALLAIALRKAG, from the coding sequence ATGAACGAGCAAACGATGCGTGTGTTGACGATGGTGGCGCTCCTCGGATCCGCGCTGGTGGCCGGGGTGTTCTTCGCGTTTTCGACCTTCGTGATGAAGGGCCTCGGTTACCTGCCCGCCGCACGCGGGGCCGAGGCGATGAACGCGATCAATGTGGCGGCCCCCACGGCGGGGCTCATGTCGGCGATGTTCGGCACGGCGCTGGTCTGCCTGGTGCTCGGCAGCGCTTCGGTCATACGGATGGGCGGCGACGACGGCGCCCTGTACCGCGTCCTCGGGTGCGCCGTTTACATGGTGACCATCTTGGTCACGATTTTTTACCACGTGCCCCGAAACGACGCCCTCGCGGCCCTGGATCCGGCCAGCGCCGAGGGCATGGCCTATTGGAAGGAATACCTGGTGCAGTGGACGACGTGGAACCACGTGCGGACGGTCGCACCGCTCGCGGCCGCGGCGCTTTTGGCCATCGCACTGCGCAAAGCAGGATAA
- a CDS encoding metal-dependent hydrolase: MRLPLMILSLVSTLGCAASRPPVPIQVTWLGHAGFEVVSPNGTRLLIDPWLKENPKAPPAWKDPGRLARPTAILVTHAHGDHAADVPELAQATGARVVGTGEHLRAMKIPEAQQHIVNVGGPTHFADVTVYAVPAMHSSEGGRPLGYVLRFADGRSIYHTGDTWLFGDMALIEELYHPDIVLLEAGGARWGLDPKTAALAVQKYFHPKIIVPMHFGTFPELSEEPEVRAAFEGDARVRFLTPGQAVTF, from the coding sequence ATGCGCCTTCCCCTAATGATCTTGTCCCTCGTCTCGACCTTGGGCTGTGCAGCCTCCCGCCCCCCGGTGCCGATTCAGGTCACCTGGCTCGGCCACGCCGGCTTCGAAGTGGTATCGCCCAACGGCACACGCCTGCTCATCGACCCTTGGCTAAAGGAAAACCCGAAAGCGCCGCCCGCGTGGAAGGACCCAGGGCGTCTGGCGCGGCCCACCGCCATTTTGGTGACCCACGCGCACGGCGACCACGCGGCGGACGTCCCGGAGTTGGCGCAGGCCACCGGCGCGCGGGTCGTCGGCACGGGCGAGCACCTCCGGGCCATGAAGATCCCCGAGGCGCAGCAGCACATCGTCAACGTTGGCGGCCCCACGCACTTCGCCGATGTGACCGTGTACGCCGTACCGGCGATGCACTCGAGCGAGGGCGGACGGCCGCTCGGGTACGTGCTCCGCTTTGCAGACGGCCGCTCGATTTACCACACGGGCGACACGTGGCTCTTTGGCGACATGGCGCTCATCGAGGAGCTTTACCACCCGGACATCGTGCTCCTCGAGGCCGGAGGCGCCCGCTGGGGGCTCGACCCGAAGACAGCGGCCTTGGCCGTGCAAAAGTACTTCCACCCGAAGATCATCGTCCCCATGCACTTCGGCACCTTTCCCGAGTTGTCCGAAGAGCCCGAGGTGCGCGCCGCCTTCGAGGGCGATGCGCGCGTCCGATTTCTCACGCCGGGGCAGGCGGTCACCTTTTGA
- a CDS encoding VWA domain-containing protein, with protein sequence MKRRSSGAFFCAGACVMAVVFGPACGGGARGTEGTGVLDPGTGGGDGNFEPDKGPGSGGGFGGGGGPNSNDGGVGTNASCATARGEAKRQAAYLEIVLDGSGSMGDDGKWKAAVAALDSIFDEYYAAADPEVGVGLLIFSDAKDSTKGQGPYPTAADVEPAFVDQAQHKALRARIDGTSYSAGTPTYEALYGGYRVMKPFVPQPPLRAGGRKVVVLVTDGVPRGLYSEQTKCTDEATHQRLASNAGGAIDTFSVGIGPFPTPDETHVYAPRFLSELAIAGGTRASAGCDPATSDAAKLCHFQITPGGGKSVPQLTQEFVAALKSIQVSLGCEYNLEKSANMDPTRVNVAWTDSAGEHLIAQDAVNGWTYDDAQNPTRVLLHGESCQAVSSAREASLRVILGCKTVVN encoded by the coding sequence ATGAAGAGGCGCTCTTCGGGTGCGTTCTTTTGCGCAGGCGCGTGCGTGATGGCCGTGGTGTTCGGTCCAGCGTGCGGCGGTGGCGCGCGTGGTACGGAAGGTACAGGGGTGCTCGACCCGGGCACCGGCGGTGGCGACGGGAACTTCGAGCCCGACAAAGGGCCGGGTTCGGGCGGTGGCTTCGGTGGTGGCGGCGGCCCCAACTCCAACGATGGAGGCGTGGGCACGAACGCGAGCTGCGCGACGGCTCGCGGCGAGGCAAAGCGCCAGGCGGCCTATTTGGAAATCGTGCTCGATGGGTCGGGCAGCATGGGCGACGACGGCAAATGGAAAGCCGCCGTTGCCGCGCTGGACTCGATTTTCGACGAGTACTACGCGGCGGCGGACCCCGAGGTGGGTGTGGGGCTGCTCATTTTTTCGGACGCGAAAGACTCGACGAAGGGACAAGGTCCGTATCCGACGGCCGCCGACGTCGAGCCGGCGTTCGTGGACCAGGCGCAGCACAAGGCCCTGCGTGCGCGCATCGATGGCACGTCGTACTCGGCCGGTACGCCGACGTACGAAGCGCTTTATGGCGGCTACCGTGTGATGAAGCCGTTCGTGCCGCAGCCGCCGCTCCGCGCGGGTGGACGCAAAGTCGTCGTGCTGGTGACCGATGGTGTGCCGCGGGGGCTCTATAGCGAGCAAACGAAGTGCACCGACGAAGCGACGCACCAGCGGCTCGCGAGCAATGCCGGCGGGGCCATCGATACGTTCTCCGTGGGCATCGGTCCGTTCCCGACGCCGGACGAGACGCACGTGTACGCGCCGCGTTTTCTGTCCGAGCTGGCGATCGCCGGCGGGACGCGGGCATCGGCCGGTTGCGATCCCGCGACGAGTGACGCGGCGAAGCTGTGTCACTTCCAGATCACACCGGGCGGCGGAAAGAGCGTGCCGCAGCTGACGCAGGAGTTCGTTGCCGCATTGAAGAGCATTCAGGTTTCCCTGGGGTGCGAATACAACCTGGAAAAGTCGGCGAACATGGATCCCACGCGGGTCAATGTGGCGTGGACCGATTCGGCGGGGGAGCATCTGATTGCGCAAGATGCCGTGAACGGCTGGACGTACGACGATGCGCAGAATCCGACGAGGGTGCTCTTGCACGGTGAGTCGTGCCAGGCGGTGAGCTCGGCGCGGGAAGCGAGCCTGCGGGTCATTCTGGGGTGCAAGACCGTGGTAAACTGA
- a CDS encoding LLM class flavin-dependent oxidoreductase has translation MSLVLNVLDQSPVFAGQSPADAVRNTVRLACEVERLGYHRFWVSEHHGAHAFASASPEIVTARVAAATTRLRVGAGGVLLRYYSPLKVAEQFHVLEAMFPGRIDLGIGRTTGAAPRAALALMTKGGHGRRSSAPEFAEQVDALLAYLADGVFEHVDAVPRVPSSPQPWILGTSPESARFAAARGLPYAFGAFIPSRNMDETLAVYKSEFVPSKWLKEPYVNVALFVLCAETEERAFELASPAEAWFIQGLSRMNNIPFPTVDEAMAARKSGYGGCSELESQELTARRNAVVVGNQAQVAARLQALTADGLVQELTLVTNTESFEDRIASYRLIAEALP, from the coding sequence GTGAGCCTCGTTCTGAACGTCCTGGACCAGTCCCCGGTCTTTGCCGGACAATCTCCCGCGGACGCCGTTCGAAATACCGTGCGCCTCGCCTGTGAAGTCGAGCGGCTCGGGTACCACCGCTTCTGGGTCTCCGAGCACCACGGCGCGCACGCCTTTGCTTCCGCATCGCCCGAGATCGTCACCGCGCGGGTTGCCGCCGCGACGACGCGGCTGCGCGTGGGGGCGGGCGGCGTGCTGCTTCGGTATTACAGCCCGCTGAAAGTCGCCGAGCAGTTCCACGTCCTGGAGGCCATGTTTCCCGGCCGCATCGATTTGGGCATCGGCCGCACCACCGGTGCTGCACCGCGCGCCGCGCTGGCGCTCATGACGAAAGGTGGCCACGGACGGCGTTCGTCCGCACCGGAATTTGCCGAGCAGGTCGACGCGCTCCTCGCGTACCTCGCCGATGGGGTGTTCGAACACGTGGACGCCGTTCCCCGTGTGCCTTCATCGCCGCAGCCGTGGATCTTGGGAACCTCCCCAGAGAGCGCCCGCTTTGCCGCAGCGCGTGGATTGCCATACGCATTCGGGGCCTTCATTCCATCCCGCAACATGGATGAAACATTGGCCGTTTATAAATCCGAATTCGTCCCTTCCAAATGGCTGAAGGAACCTTATGTCAATGTAGCGCTATTCGTTTTATGCGCGGAGACGGAGGAGCGGGCATTCGAGCTCGCGTCCCCGGCGGAGGCTTGGTTCATCCAAGGCTTATCGAGAATGAACAATATTCCATTTCCAACGGTCGATGAGGCCATGGCCGCACGCAAAAGCGGTTATGGCGGATGCAGTGAACTCGAATCGCAAGAGCTCACGGCGCGACGAAATGCCGTCGTCGTCGGCAATCAGGCGCAGGTCGCCGCCCGCCTGCAAGCCCTCACCGCCGATGGCCTCGTGCAAGAATTGACCTTGGTGACCAATACGGAGAGCTTCGAAGATCGCATCGCGTCGTACCGACTCATCGCCGAGGCACTACCATGA